In one window of Poriferisphaera corsica DNA:
- a CDS encoding ABC transporter permease, whose amino-acid sequence MQSTIQTPPTTAPASKYRKPRINTRLVYRYTLLALLFAILGLFLIWPIILTVTGGFTDSDGHFTLSYLLSIFQDPLYMQGLLNSLLIATCTTVLCLLITLPLAIIATKFDFPGKVAVSSLILVPLILPPFVGAIGLRALLGRFGMINTVLMDIGFLDPNGPGIDFLGGAVGGRFWSVVVMEALHLYPIIYLNITAALANLDPALDEAALNLGASRFKRFWKCTFPLIIPGIFAGATIVFIWSFTELGTPLMFDYYKVTPVQVFWGINEIGDNPRPYALVVVMLFVAIALYMLGKFVFGGKAYEMQAKASVASTVEKLPFGKGLLALLLFVGITLLAVLPHIGVILSSFAADGTWYRTIVPAEFTISHFNSALTHDLAIGSIYNSLYYAFAAMIFCAIIGIAISYLTVRVKIKGGFILDSLAMLPLAVPGLVMAFGYVAMTLEWPFQEGSIFGGFFSVLGKNPNPVPLLIIAYTIRRLPYIVRSTSAGLQQTSGLLEEAALNLGASTMTSVRRIVVPLIMANIIAGSILVFSFAMLEVSDSLILAQQDKDFPITKAIWEFYSRLGDGQYIASAMGVWGMALLTITLVGASVLMGKKLGAIFRV is encoded by the coding sequence ATGCAGTCCACAATTCAAACGCCCCCAACTACCGCTCCAGCCAGCAAATACCGCAAGCCACGCATCAATACGCGCCTTGTTTACCGCTACACATTGCTCGCGCTGCTCTTTGCAATTCTTGGCCTATTCCTCATTTGGCCCATTATCCTCACCGTCACAGGCGGGTTTACCGACAGTGATGGTCATTTCACTCTCTCATATCTACTTTCTATTTTCCAAGACCCGCTCTATATGCAAGGTCTGCTTAATTCACTGCTGATTGCCACTTGCACCACAGTCCTATGCCTCTTGATTACGCTTCCTCTTGCCATCATTGCCACTAAGTTTGATTTCCCCGGCAAGGTCGCAGTCTCATCTCTCATCCTCGTACCGCTCATCCTCCCGCCCTTTGTTGGTGCGATCGGTCTTAGAGCACTTCTCGGCCGCTTTGGCATGATCAACACCGTCCTTATGGATATTGGTTTCCTCGATCCCAACGGCCCCGGTATCGACTTTCTTGGCGGTGCTGTTGGCGGTCGGTTCTGGTCGGTCGTGGTCATGGAAGCTTTGCATCTCTACCCCATAATCTATCTCAATATCACGGCTGCTCTTGCAAATCTCGATCCTGCACTCGACGAAGCGGCTTTGAACCTTGGCGCTTCTCGTTTTAAACGCTTTTGGAAATGTACATTCCCTCTCATCATCCCCGGCATCTTTGCTGGCGCAACCATTGTTTTCATCTGGTCATTCACAGAGCTTGGTACGCCTCTGATGTTCGACTATTACAAAGTTACCCCGGTCCAAGTTTTTTGGGGCATCAATGAGATCGGCGACAACCCACGACCCTACGCGCTTGTTGTCGTGATGCTCTTCGTTGCTATCGCCCTCTACATGCTCGGCAAGTTTGTCTTCGGCGGTAAAGCTTATGAGATGCAGGCCAAAGCCTCTGTTGCTTCAACCGTTGAAAAGCTTCCGTTTGGCAAGGGGCTCCTTGCCCTTTTGCTTTTCGTTGGCATTACACTCCTCGCTGTCCTCCCGCATATCGGTGTCATTCTTTCATCATTCGCCGCCGACGGTACATGGTATCGCACCATCGTTCCTGCTGAGTTCACAATCTCGCACTTCAACTCCGCACTCACTCACGATCTCGCTATCGGCTCCATCTACAACTCGCTCTATTACGCCTTTGCCGCGATGATTTTTTGTGCCATCATCGGTATCGCAATTTCCTATCTAACAGTTAGGGTCAAAATCAAAGGCGGCTTTATTCTCGACTCACTTGCGATGCTACCACTTGCCGTCCCCGGCCTCGTCATGGCTTTCGGCTACGTCGCAATGACTCTTGAATGGCCTTTTCAAGAAGGCTCGATCTTTGGTGGTTTTTTCTCCGTTCTCGGTAAAAATCCAAACCCCGTGCCGCTTCTGATTATTGCATACACGATTCGGCGTCTGCCCTACATTGTCCGTTCAACCTCCGCAGGCCTTCAGCAGACCTCCGGTCTCCTCGAGGAAGCAGCCCTCAATCTCGGCGCCTCAACCATGACTTCCGTTCGCCGCATCGTTGTTCCGCTCATCATGGCTAACATCATCGCAGGTTCCATCCTCGTCTTTTCTTTCGCGATGCTAGAAGTCTCTGACTCACTCATCCTCGCTCAACAGGACAAAGATTTCCCAATTACCAAGGCAATCTGGGAGTTCTACTCTCGACTCGGTGACGGCCAGTATATCGCCTCTGCTATGGGTGTTTGGGGAATGGCTCTGCTCACGATCACTCTCGTAGGTGCTTCGGTCCTCATGGGTAAAAAACTCGGCGCCATCTTCCGCGTCTGA
- a CDS encoding MFS transporter, with protein MSENNTALDSQVTTKDSGTFIINHTPGFRFRRGMNWFALGLMYATYYMCRYNFRFATPGLRDEFGFDKTAIGDLFGVWALAYGTGQLINGLFSDRIGGKRCMLIGAIGTIIINFMFGFSPWVSSFTTFGMLSLLNGYMQSFGAPGMVKINAAWFHRTERGTFAGIFGIMIQLGQIAISNLAPFILSTTLMLGSFYLMKEGEWRYLFIIPPLFTVAAALFMIIVVKQSPDEAGFPGEIEDEVDNSEGTTVPLIHSLKTIFLHPLVWFYALAYACTGGVRHSLDNISILYFEEQLGFDMKGNIPWIVVITLSLMPIVAIMGSIGSGFISDKFFNGKRAPVAAVLYFGEACIIGLSAIILSMGWVSPTAFGIVVGCTILIMISLSVNSTHSLVGAAAPMDIGGKKMAGFAAGVIDSFQYYGAAISLFITGRVLQATEADYGYLFWYIIMAGFGILGGFCMVALVLRQRQLRAQGRVVSG; from the coding sequence ATGTCAGAGAACAACACTGCCCTTGATAGTCAGGTCACCACGAAAGACAGTGGTACTTTTATTATCAATCACACCCCCGGGTTTAGGTTCCGCCGTGGGATGAACTGGTTCGCACTTGGCCTGATGTATGCCACCTACTACATGTGCCGCTACAACTTCCGTTTTGCGACACCCGGCTTGCGTGATGAATTCGGCTTCGACAAGACTGCTATTGGGGATTTATTCGGCGTTTGGGCACTTGCCTATGGGACCGGCCAACTCATCAACGGGCTCTTCTCTGACCGCATCGGCGGTAAACGCTGCATGCTCATCGGAGCCATCGGCACGATCATCATTAACTTCATGTTTGGCTTCTCACCTTGGGTCAGCTCATTCACCACATTCGGCATGCTCTCGCTCCTCAACGGTTACATGCAATCCTTTGGCGCTCCGGGCATGGTCAAAATCAATGCCGCATGGTTCCACCGCACTGAACGTGGAACCTTTGCGGGTATCTTCGGTATCATGATCCAACTTGGCCAAATTGCTATCTCAAATCTTGCCCCCTTCATCCTAAGCACCACTCTCATGCTAGGTAGCTTTTACCTCATGAAAGAAGGTGAATGGCGATACCTTTTCATCATCCCACCACTCTTTACGGTTGCAGCCGCTTTATTCATGATCATCGTGGTTAAACAATCTCCTGATGAAGCAGGCTTCCCTGGTGAAATTGAAGACGAGGTCGATAATTCAGAAGGCACAACCGTTCCGCTGATACATTCACTAAAAACAATCTTCCTACATCCGCTCGTATGGTTCTATGCCTTGGCATATGCCTGTACCGGTGGTGTCCGTCACTCACTTGATAACATTTCAATCCTTTACTTCGAAGAGCAACTCGGTTTTGATATGAAGGGCAACATCCCTTGGATTGTGGTCATCACACTTTCGCTCATGCCGATTGTCGCAATCATGGGATCTATCGGGTCGGGCTTCATCTCAGACAAATTCTTTAACGGCAAACGCGCGCCAGTAGCTGCGGTCCTTTACTTCGGTGAAGCGTGCATCATCGGACTCTCGGCGATCATCCTCTCCATGGGATGGGTCAGTCCTACTGCCTTTGGTATCGTCGTAGGCTGTACGATTCTCATCATGATTTCACTCTCTGTGAACTCAACGCACTCGCTAGTCGGTGCAGCAGCACCGATGGACATAGGCGGTAAAAAGATGGCTGGCTTCGCTGCTGGTGTTATTGACTCATTCCAATACTACGGTGCTGCAATATCACTCTTCATTACAGGCCGCGTGCTTCAAGCAACCGAAGCTGATTACGGTTACCTCTTCTGGTACATCATCATGGCTGGCTTCGGCATCCTCGGTGGTTTCTGTATGGTCGCCCTCGTATTGCGACAAAGACAACTTCGCGCTCAAGGCCGAGTCGTTTCTGGTTAA
- a CDS encoding PEP-CTERM sorting domain-containing protein, producing MNNLCKSIGAGLCIAASVAMTQSATANIDIVFDYTYDANGFFNTGSTFADGSNGATRRARLEEAATYFEMYFEDSLDAIVPGGGNTWSQSFSNPATGGSTLIDNPAVGQDQIVIYAGGRNMSALGRGGPGGWGGTGNASWFDTIGQRGQAETTGASAVDFAPWGGSLTFDTDIVVNYNGSNLAVDWFWGDASSSVPVQTANTDSVVYDFLSVAIHEIGHVLGFGTSDSFDNLISTDLFTGANSVAEYGGNVPVESASGHWLDDLDGGIHAMDPTIANNQRKMLTDLDYAGFADIGWQVNIPEPSSLLLLTLGAAAMIRRKTA from the coding sequence ATGAACAATTTATGTAAATCGATCGGTGCAGGGCTGTGTATAGCGGCTTCTGTAGCGATGACTCAATCAGCGACAGCCAACATCGATATTGTGTTTGATTACACATACGATGCGAATGGTTTTTTTAATACGGGTTCAACCTTTGCAGACGGATCCAACGGTGCGACACGCCGAGCGCGTCTGGAAGAGGCTGCAACTTACTTTGAAATGTATTTCGAAGACTCACTTGATGCGATTGTGCCTGGTGGTGGTAATACGTGGAGTCAGAGCTTTTCAAACCCAGCAACCGGTGGTTCGACATTGATTGATAATCCGGCGGTTGGTCAAGATCAGATCGTGATTTATGCTGGTGGTCGCAACATGAGTGCGCTGGGGCGTGGCGGGCCTGGTGGTTGGGGAGGCACTGGAAATGCTTCGTGGTTTGATACGATCGGACAACGCGGTCAAGCAGAGACTACTGGCGCGAGTGCGGTAGATTTTGCACCTTGGGGTGGATCATTGACTTTCGATACAGATATCGTTGTGAACTACAACGGGAGTAATCTGGCTGTAGATTGGTTCTGGGGTGATGCGAGTTCGTCCGTGCCTGTTCAGACCGCCAATACCGATTCAGTCGTATACGATTTTCTTTCTGTGGCGATTCATGAAATCGGCCACGTGCTTGGTTTTGGAACATCAGACTCATTCGATAATCTGATTTCTACGGACTTGTTTACAGGTGCGAATTCTGTGGCTGAGTATGGTGGCAATGTGCCTGTCGAATCAGCAAGTGGTCACTGGCTGGATGATCTGGATGGCGGCATTCACGCGATGGATCCGACGATTGCAAATAATCAGCGTAAAATGCTGACCGACTTGGACTACGCGGGTTTCGCTGATATTGGCTGGCAGGTCAATATTCCTGAGCCATCGTCGCTATTGCTCCTGACTCTCGGGGCTGCGGCTATGATTCGTCGTAAGACGGCATAA
- the ispG gene encoding flavodoxin-dependent (E)-4-hydroxy-3-methylbut-2-enyl-diphosphate synthase, with the protein MAQRRPTRQVTLGSDHHGYVKIGGDAPVSVQTMTSGYTYDIDTCVAEINKLAAGGADLVRVAVPEKKDTDALKEIIPQVKVPIVADVHFHFQRALDAIEAGVHKIRLNPGNISDRKQVEAVIEACKDKGVPIRIGVNEGSIIERRDKQKRMKELGGVFSNNKHGHFLAIMIAKLEEYLDIFYEKDFYDIVISAKSPDPNLCIAAYTEISKRFDHPLHLGVTHAGPRETGSIRSVVPLGHLLASGIGDTVRISYANDPIFEVEDALEMLYCLELRERKGVDLIACPTCGRIQVDLFTLVQDVRKVLAEEIQLPIKVAVMGCIVNGPGEAEGADVAIFAGDRRGIIYVQGQRVANVKEEEILEALLAECKKFEAKVLAGEAKLGEKVVEIAPPDPIGDLGSGFDKIAQGDVDKLSDLTIGES; encoded by the coding sequence ATGGCTCAACGACGACCAACACGTCAGGTAACACTCGGCTCGGATCATCATGGTTACGTTAAGATCGGTGGCGATGCGCCGGTGAGCGTACAGACGATGACCTCTGGTTATACGTACGACATTGATACGTGTGTTGCTGAGATCAATAAACTGGCAGCAGGCGGTGCGGACTTAGTTCGCGTGGCTGTGCCGGAGAAGAAAGATACGGATGCGCTGAAGGAGATTATTCCGCAGGTGAAGGTGCCGATCGTTGCGGATGTGCATTTCCATTTCCAAAGAGCTTTGGATGCGATCGAAGCTGGCGTTCATAAGATCCGTTTGAATCCGGGTAATATTTCGGATCGTAAGCAGGTTGAAGCGGTGATTGAGGCCTGCAAGGACAAGGGCGTGCCGATCCGTATTGGGGTGAATGAAGGCTCAATTATTGAGCGTCGAGACAAGCAAAAACGCATGAAGGAATTAGGTGGTGTGTTTTCGAACAACAAGCATGGCCACTTTCTTGCGATCATGATTGCGAAGCTTGAAGAGTATTTGGATATTTTCTACGAAAAAGATTTTTATGACATTGTGATCAGTGCGAAGTCGCCGGACCCGAATTTGTGTATTGCGGCTTATACGGAAATCTCTAAACGCTTTGATCATCCGCTGCATTTGGGTGTGACGCATGCTGGACCTCGTGAGACGGGGAGTATTCGTTCGGTTGTGCCGCTTGGGCATCTGCTGGCAAGTGGTATTGGTGATACGGTACGAATTAGTTATGCGAACGATCCGATTTTTGAAGTTGAGGATGCGCTTGAGATGCTTTACTGCCTTGAGTTGCGTGAACGCAAGGGTGTGGACTTGATCGCATGCCCGACGTGCGGCCGCATACAGGTGGATCTGTTTACACTTGTTCAGGATGTGCGGAAGGTACTTGCTGAAGAGATTCAGTTGCCGATTAAGGTGGCGGTGATGGGTTGTATTGTGAACGGGCCGGGCGAAGCTGAGGGGGCAGATGTGGCGATCTTTGCGGGCGATCGACGCGGTATTATTTACGTCCAAGGGCAGCGTGTTGCGAATGTGAAGGAAGAAGAAATTCTTGAGGCATTGCTCGCTGAGTGTAAGAAGTTTGAAGCCAAGGTGTTGGCTGGCGAAGCAAAGCTTGGTGAGAAGGTCGTTGAGATCGCACCACCTGATCCAATCGGTGATCTGGGTTCCGGTTTCGATAAGATCGCTCAGGGCGATGTCGATAAATTGTCAGATCTGACGATTGGTGAATCATAA
- a CDS encoding type I phosphomannose isomerase catalytic subunit, which yields MYAKKLYPLKLNPIYKEKVWGGRTLELLDRTLPGTSNTHIGESWELADLNQTSVSGGGGSPEHSLIANGEFSGQTISELIQSLGPAITGSLPLTDSNSFPLLVKFLDAKTNLSVQVHPSQKYADAHEDAFLKSECWYILHAEPGAVIYKGVKEGTTEGLFRQAIKSNTVEELLIKVPVNIGDCHYVPSGTCHALGQGILAAEVQTPSDTTFRVYDWGRTGRELHIDAAMQCMTLGPAETSKYEPNITTDGQYASRTQLITCKFFNLDRYIAKSNFTDPLTNNEPIVWMFLEGSGHFSCDASPHIAFEKGQTFLIPPNISNLTVEMSEGTTWLETTFPQAEPDTRIA from the coding sequence ATGTACGCAAAGAAGCTTTACCCGCTGAAACTGAACCCCATTTACAAGGAAAAGGTCTGGGGTGGCCGCACGCTCGAACTCCTCGACCGAACCCTACCCGGCACATCCAACACCCATATTGGCGAATCCTGGGAACTCGCTGACCTGAATCAAACATCCGTCAGCGGCGGCGGCGGCTCTCCCGAGCACTCCCTCATCGCCAACGGTGAATTCTCAGGGCAAACCATCTCAGAGCTCATCCAATCCCTCGGCCCAGCCATCACCGGCTCCCTCCCCCTTACCGATTCAAACTCATTCCCCCTGCTCGTCAAATTCCTCGACGCGAAAACCAACCTTTCCGTCCAGGTACACCCATCCCAAAAATACGCCGACGCCCACGAGGACGCTTTCCTCAAAAGTGAGTGCTGGTATATCCTGCACGCAGAACCCGGCGCCGTCATATACAAAGGCGTTAAGGAAGGCACCACCGAAGGACTCTTCCGTCAAGCCATCAAAAGCAACACGGTCGAAGAACTGCTCATCAAAGTCCCCGTCAACATCGGCGACTGCCACTACGTCCCCAGCGGCACATGCCACGCCTTAGGCCAAGGCATCCTCGCTGCCGAAGTACAAACCCCCAGCGACACAACCTTCCGTGTCTACGACTGGGGCCGCACAGGCCGCGAACTCCACATCGATGCCGCCATGCAGTGCATGACCCTCGGGCCCGCAGAAACCTCAAAATACGAACCCAACATCACCACCGACGGCCAATACGCCTCACGCACACAACTCATCACCTGTAAATTCTTCAACCTCGATCGCTACATCGCAAAATCAAACTTCACAGACCCGCTCACCAACAACGAGCCGATCGTCTGGATGTTCCTTGAAGGCTCCGGCCACTTCTCATGTGATGCATCGCCACATATCGCCTTCGAAAAAGGTCAAACCTTTCTCATCCCACCCAACATCTCCAACCTCACCGTTGAAATGTCAGAAGGCACAACCTGGCTCGAAACTACTTTCCCTCAAGCCGAACCTGACACACGCATCGCGTAA
- a CDS encoding glycoside hydrolase family 130 protein codes for MLRPSDLKPLHEGTRVIGAFNPGVVKDTDDGVTYLVVRVVEEPLDVREDAWASPRIVGEDEGGGDGGIEIDWIDKADVDLSDPRVYHVISTGLIRLRFISHLRVYVSKDGRTIDKQIGTIYPEGQYEVYGIEDPRITRIGERFYMTYVAVSEHGAATALMSTKDFRSFERHGVILPPDNKDVILFPELIDGKYVAMHRPMPSLRLTKPEIWLGHSKDLKHWGEHEQLMGSRESVYRDRIGGGTPPVRMEMGYLSLYHGSDKQAGEEGVGVYTAGAFVMDKVDPRRVVARTAKPIMRPEEDYELRGFVNNVVFPTAVVEEGDMYLIYYGAADENVGVTAFKKEDLHRALQLV; via the coding sequence ATGTTGCGACCGAGTGATCTGAAGCCTTTGCATGAGGGGACGCGGGTTATCGGTGCGTTTAATCCGGGTGTGGTGAAGGATACGGATGATGGTGTGACGTATTTGGTGGTGAGGGTTGTGGAGGAGCCGTTGGATGTGCGAGAGGATGCGTGGGCGTCGCCACGGATTGTGGGTGAAGATGAAGGTGGTGGTGATGGTGGGATTGAGATTGATTGGATTGATAAGGCGGATGTGGATTTGAGTGATCCGCGGGTCTATCACGTGATTAGTACAGGGCTGATTCGATTGCGATTTATCTCGCATTTGCGGGTATATGTGTCGAAGGATGGGCGGACGATCGATAAGCAGATCGGGACGATTTATCCTGAGGGGCAGTATGAGGTTTATGGGATTGAAGACCCACGGATTACGCGGATTGGTGAGCGGTTTTATATGACGTATGTGGCGGTATCTGAGCATGGTGCTGCGACGGCGTTGATGAGTACGAAAGATTTTAGATCGTTTGAAAGGCATGGAGTGATTTTGCCGCCGGATAATAAGGATGTGATTTTGTTTCCGGAACTGATCGATGGGAAATATGTGGCGATGCATCGGCCGATGCCGTCGTTGAGGCTGACGAAGCCTGAGATATGGTTGGGCCATTCGAAAGACCTGAAGCATTGGGGTGAGCACGAGCAACTGATGGGATCGCGTGAATCGGTGTATCGTGATCGGATTGGCGGGGGGACGCCGCCGGTGCGGATGGAGATGGGGTATCTGAGTTTGTATCACGGTTCGGACAAACAAGCTGGTGAGGAGGGCGTGGGCGTTTATACCGCGGGTGCGTTTGTGATGGATAAGGTTGATCCACGGCGGGTGGTTGCGCGGACAGCTAAGCCGATCATGAGGCCTGAGGAGGACTATGAATTAAGGGGTTTCGTGAATAATGTTGTGTTTCCAACGGCGGTTGTTGAAGAGGGAGATATGTATCTGATTTATTACGGGGCTGCGGATGAGAATGTGGGGGTGACTGCGTTTAAGAAAGAGGATCTACATCGGGCGCTTCAGTTGGTATAA
- a CDS encoding dipeptidase: MQLIFDGHLDLAMQALVYERDQRLTVAEIRGRERADNPSERGRCTLSFDELRAARAGVVVSTIFIRCKPGVDPNRVILREDADYPCPTMAHANGQMQVSYYKLMEELGELRFITSKGELATHLELWEESDDPVKDKLPIGMIMMMEGADPIYRVDQTAGWYEQGLRCISLAHFGNSRFGCGTTTASEGDGPLTELGKELLVEMDRLGIVLDLSHLSDMSIAEATEIYQGPLIATHSNCRRIADTSRQMTDVQIKKVIDRGGVVGAVLCVSMIRGDFDRKMPHDVSIRELADHVVRVCDLAGNTDHVGFGTDMDGGFGADWIPTEVDTYRDLQKFAEVLSGRGFSDEDIAKFYHENWSRFWLKHLPG; the protein is encoded by the coding sequence ATGCAGTTGATATTTGATGGCCACCTTGATTTGGCGATGCAGGCTTTGGTTTATGAGCGTGATCAGCGTTTGACGGTTGCGGAGATTCGGGGGCGTGAGCGTGCGGATAACCCGTCGGAGCGTGGGAGGTGTACGCTGAGTTTTGATGAGTTACGTGCGGCGAGGGCAGGGGTGGTGGTGAGTACGATCTTCATCAGGTGTAAGCCAGGGGTTGATCCGAACCGTGTGATCTTGCGGGAAGATGCGGATTATCCGTGCCCGACGATGGCTCATGCGAATGGTCAGATGCAGGTGTCGTATTACAAGTTGATGGAGGAATTGGGGGAGCTGCGGTTTATTACGAGCAAGGGTGAGTTGGCGACGCATTTGGAGTTGTGGGAAGAGTCGGATGATCCGGTGAAGGATAAGTTGCCGATCGGGATGATTATGATGATGGAGGGTGCGGACCCGATTTATCGTGTGGATCAGACGGCGGGGTGGTACGAGCAGGGATTGCGGTGTATCTCGTTGGCGCACTTTGGGAATTCGCGGTTTGGTTGTGGGACGACGACGGCATCGGAGGGGGACGGGCCGTTGACTGAGTTGGGTAAGGAATTGTTGGTGGAGATGGATCGGCTTGGGATCGTGCTGGATTTGTCGCATTTATCTGACATGAGTATTGCGGAGGCAACGGAGATTTATCAGGGGCCGTTGATTGCGACGCACTCGAATTGTAGAAGGATTGCGGATACGTCGAGACAGATGACGGATGTGCAGATCAAGAAGGTGATTGATCGCGGCGGCGTGGTTGGTGCAGTGTTGTGTGTGTCGATGATCAGGGGGGATTTTGATCGCAAGATGCCACATGACGTGTCTATCCGAGAGTTAGCTGATCATGTGGTGAGGGTGTGTGATCTGGCGGGAAACACGGATCATGTTGGGTTTGGAACGGATATGGATGGCGGGTTTGGTGCGGACTGGATCCCAACGGAGGTGGATACATATCGTGATCTGCAGAAGTTTGCGGAGGTTTTGAGTGGGCGCGGGTTTAGCGATGAAGATATTGCGAAGTTTTATCACGAGAACTGGTCACGGTTCTGGTTGAAGCACTTGCCGGGCTGA
- a CDS encoding DUF3147 family protein translates to MLYQVIKVLISAVLIVVIAEVSKRFSWLGGLLASLPLISYLAIIWLYVDTGNKGKVSALSMDIFWLVIPSLSFFLMLPVFLKKMDFYPAMGLATVVMFVCYLAGLSLVVLVGK, encoded by the coding sequence ATGCTTTATCAAGTGATTAAGGTTTTGATTTCTGCGGTGTTGATTGTGGTGATCGCGGAGGTGTCGAAGCGATTTTCGTGGTTGGGGGGATTGTTGGCGTCTTTGCCATTGATTAGTTATTTGGCGATTATTTGGCTGTATGTGGACACAGGCAACAAGGGGAAGGTGTCGGCGTTATCGATGGATATTTTCTGGCTGGTGATCCCGTCGCTATCGTTCTTCTTAATGTTGCCTGTCTTTTTAAAGAAAATGGATTTTTACCCGGCCATGGGTTTAGCAACCGTGGTGATGTTTGTATGCTATTTAGCAGGTCTTTCTCTTGTTGTACTCGTTGGCAAGTAG
- a CDS encoding MiaB/RimO family radical SAM methylthiotransferase, with translation MTMTATPEMTDTKTVYLKTFGCQMNVLDSDLVQGQLEAMGYRFVDEWETADVILYNTCSVREHAENKVWSRVGELKSHKTKNPHVILGILGCMAERDGKDMVRKHPQVDLLCGPGELDQVPLLIDNAMKTNLEDRGGVRNAKIALQGNTHRRSATYSAAADTLENLDLSRSFSASNHGGAAYVRITRGCNKFCTYCVVPNTRGREVHRHPDHIFEECKKLVEQGVREITLLGQTVNHYHYDVNETVTIEGVHQPQVGQILSPNRGTGGPSPVFSDGVVSFADLLARIHDDIPELERLRFITSLPRDFGNDILQVIKDRPRICRYLHLPVQSGSNRLLKLMNRGYTVEEFKDLIDRVREYLPDAELATDIIVGFPTETDEDQAETAELLRYCRFKNSFIFKYSPRPDTVAITRFDDDVANDVKKFRNNELLGIQAEISQEIHDGYVGKTVPVFVESVSMKTKKAAGNLADTSVTLGWAPEVAKEVTQLAGRTTGDLIVCFDGSADLIGQTIDVEIEKAAPLTLFGKLAEVAKTCE, from the coding sequence ATGACTATGACCGCAACGCCTGAAATGACAGACACTAAGACCGTTTACCTTAAGACCTTTGGTTGCCAGATGAATGTCCTCGACTCTGACCTGGTTCAAGGTCAGCTCGAAGCGATGGGCTACCGGTTCGTCGATGAATGGGAAACTGCTGACGTGATTCTGTACAACACCTGTTCGGTGCGTGAGCATGCGGAAAACAAGGTCTGGTCGCGTGTGGGCGAATTGAAAAGTCATAAGACGAAAAATCCGCATGTGATCCTCGGTATCCTTGGCTGCATGGCTGAGCGTGACGGCAAGGACATGGTGCGTAAACACCCGCAGGTCGATCTGTTATGTGGGCCGGGCGAGTTGGATCAGGTGCCGCTGTTGATCGACAACGCGATGAAAACGAACCTTGAAGATCGCGGCGGGGTGCGGAATGCGAAGATCGCGTTGCAGGGGAATACGCATCGTCGATCTGCGACCTATTCAGCCGCTGCAGATACGCTTGAGAATTTGGATTTGTCGCGGTCGTTTAGTGCGAGCAATCATGGTGGTGCGGCGTACGTGCGGATCACGCGTGGGTGTAATAAGTTCTGTACGTACTGTGTTGTGCCGAACACGCGCGGGCGGGAAGTGCATCGACATCCCGATCATATTTTTGAAGAATGTAAGAAATTGGTTGAGCAGGGTGTGAGAGAGATTACGCTGCTTGGGCAGACGGTGAATCATTATCATTATGATGTGAATGAGACGGTGACGATTGAAGGTGTGCATCAGCCGCAGGTTGGTCAAATTTTGTCACCGAACCGTGGGACGGGCGGGCCGTCACCGGTGTTTAGTGATGGGGTTGTTTCGTTTGCGGATCTGTTGGCGCGGATTCATGATGATATTCCTGAGTTGGAGAGATTGCGTTTTATCACGTCTTTGCCACGGGATTTTGGGAATGACATTTTGCAGGTGATCAAGGATCGTCCGCGTATTTGTCGTTACCTGCATTTGCCGGTGCAATCGGGATCGAATCGGCTCTTGAAGTTGATGAACCGTGGGTATACGGTTGAAGAGTTTAAGGATTTGATTGATCGTGTGCGTGAGTACTTGCCGGACGCGGAGTTGGCGACGGATATTATTGTTGGGTTTCCGACTGAAACGGATGAGGATCAGGCGGAGACAGCGGAGTTGTTGCGGTATTGCAGGTTTAAGAATTCGTTTATCTTTAAGTATTCGCCGCGGCCAGACACGGTGGCGATTACACGGTTTGATGATGATGTGGCGAATGATGTGAAGAAGTTTAGAAATAACGAATTGTTGGGGATTCAGGCTGAGATAAGCCAAGAGATTCATGATGGTTATGTGGGCAAGACTGTGCCGGTGTTTGTTGAGAGTGTGTCGATGAAGACGAAGAAGGCGGCGGGGAATTTGGCGGATACAAGTGTTACTTTGGGATGGGCCCCGGAAGTCGCGAAGGAAGTCACCCAGTTGGCGGGTCGTACGACTGGCGATTTGATTGTTTGTTTTGATGGGTCTGCTGATCTGATCGGGCAAACGATTGATGTTGAGATTGAGAAGGCTGCGCCGCTGACGTTGTTTGGGAAGTTGGCTGAGGTAGCCAAAACTTGTGAATAG